The DNA sequence TATCACCTGCCCCCCGACCAGCCCGGTGCCCCCACCGCGGGGCACCACCGGGACGCGTGCCGCGGCACAGGCGCGGATGATCGCGGCGCATTCCTGCGTGTCGCGGGGCGCGGCGACCAGGCCCGCCTGCCCGTGATACCGGCCCCGCGGTTCCTCGGTATAGACGGGGGACGGGTCGCGCAGCACGCCCGCGGGAAGGGCCGCGGCCAGGGTCTTGTCGGCGGGGATCAGCATCAGCGCACCTCGGTCTTTCCGCGCCGGTCGCTGCGCAGGTTGGCGTAAAGCACATGGTTGCGCCAGCGACCGTCGATCTGCAGATAGCTCTGGGCCACGCCCTCGTACTTGAAGCCCGACCGTTCCAGCACGCCCCGCGATGCGGCATTCTCGGGCAGGCAGGCGGCCTCGATTCGGCTCAGGTCCAACGCGGTGAAGGCGTGATGCACCAGCGCCCCGATCGCCTCGCGCATATAGCCATGTCGGGCATGCTCCTGCCCGATCCAGTATCCGATGGTGCCCGACTGCGCGGGGCCGCGGCGGATGTTGTCCAGCGTGATCGCGCCCAGCAACGTGCCGTCGCGATGGACCAGGAACAGCGGATAGGCGGTCCCCGCCCTGGCAGAGCGGGCCGCCCAATAGACGCGGTTGGTAAAGCTCTTGCGTGACAGATGGTCGGGGGACCAGACCGGCTCCCACGGGGTCAGAAAGGCGCGGCTGTCATCGCGCAGCGTCCGCCACGCGCCGAAATCGGAATGCAATGGCAGGCGCAGCGCGATGCGTTCGGCATCCAGCCGAAAGGCACGGCGCCGCGCCAGGATCATGCGGCGAGCCGTTCGGCCAGGGCCTCGCGCGACGGCGCACCGTCCACCGGACCATAAAGCGCCAACGCCGGGCGGGCATTGGCCAGCAGCGCCTCGGCATGCGCGCGCACGTCCGCGGCGGTGACCGCGGCGATGCGTTCGGCAACCTCGGCCGGGTCCGGGACGCGGCCCCAGATCGCCAGGCTGCGCGCCATGCGCTCGGCCTGGCCGGAGGGGCTTTCCAGCCCCATCAGCAGTCCCGCCCGCAGCTGCGCCTTGGCGCGGGCGATCTCGGCCTCGGACATGTCGTCGGCCGCACGACGGACCTCGTCGATGGTCAGGGTCGCCAGATCGCCCAGATCCTCGGCGCCGGTGCCGGCATAGATGGTCAGCATCCCCGTGTCGTCATGGAAACCCGACTGCGCAAAAATTGTATAGCACAGCCCGCGTTCCTCGCGGATCTTCTGGAACAGCCGCGACGACATCCCCCCGCCAAGGGCGGAGGAGAAGATCTGGGCGGCATAGAAATCGGGCGCCAGATAGCCCGGCCCTTCCAGCGCCAGCGCGAAATGCGCCTGCTCCAGCGGCTTGACTGTCCGGCTCTCCAGCCCCTGCCAGCGGGCCTGTTCGCGCGGACCCTGGGGACGCGGCACGATATGGCCCAGCACCTCTTCGGCCAGCCGCACGATGCGATCGTGATCGACCGACCCGGCGGCGGCCACGACCATCTGGCCGGGGCCATAATTCTCGGTCACGAAACCGGCCAGATCGGCGCGGCCAAAGCTGCTGACGCGTTCGGCGGGGCCCAGGATGGTGCGGCCCATCGGCTGGTCCGGATAGGCTGCCTCCTGCAGCCAGTCGAAGATGATGTCGTCGGGCGTGTCCAGCGACTGCCCGATCTCCTGCAGGATCACGCCGCGCTCGACCTCGATCTCGCGTTCGTCGAAGACGGGGTTCAGGACGATGTCGCTGATCACGTCGAAGGCCAGATCGACGTCATCCTCCAGCACGCGGACGTAATAGGCCGTCGCATCGCGCGAGGTATAGGCGTTGATATACCCGCCCACATCCTCGATCGCCTCGGCGATCTGCAGTGCGCTGCGGGTTGCGGTGCCCTTGAAGGCCATGTGCTCCAGGAAATGCGCGATGCCGTTCTGGTCGGCGCGTTCATTGCGCCCGCCCGCGCTGACCCAGATGCCCAGGGCCGCCGAATGCAGTCCGGGCATCTGCCGGGTCACGATGCGCAGCCCGTTGGGCAGCGTGGTCAGGCGCGGGGTGGGGTCTTGGCTCACGCGGTCCTCCGTTCAAGGATCAGGGACTTAAGCGCGTCCACGTCGTTTTCAACCCGGGTCAGGCGCTCGGGCAGGTCGAACAGGTCCGCCATATGCGGCGGCAGGCCGGGGCGCACCCCGATGGCGCGTTCCACCGCATCGGGGAATTTGGCCGGATGCGCGGTGGCCAGCGTGACCATCGGCACGCCAGGCTCCAGATGGCGCTCGGCCACGGCGACGCCCACGGCGCTGTGCGGGCAGAGGATCTCTCCGGTCCGCTCGCGCATGGCGCGGATCGTGTCCAGCGTCTCCTCCTCGGACACGCGGCCCGAGACATATTGCTCGCGCAGGGCCTCCAGCGCGCCCTGGCTGATCGCGAAGCCGCCCTGTTTCAGCTCCTCCATCAGCTGCCGGATCGCGCCCGCGTCCTGGCCGTAGGCCAGATACAGCGCGCGTTCGAAGTTCGAGCTGACCTGGATGTCCATCGACGGGCTGATCGAGGGCTCGACCTCGCCCATGCGGTATTCGCCGCTGGTCAACGCGCGGTGCAGGATGTCGTTCTGGTTCGTGGCGACGATCAGACGGCGGATCGGCAGGCCCATCTGGCGCGCGATGGAGCCCGCGAAGATGTCGCCGAAATTGCCTGTCGGCACGCAGAAATCGGTGGGCCGCATGCCAAGCGACGCGGTCGCGGTGAAGTAATAGACGATCTGCGCCACGACGCGGGCCCAGTTGATGCTGTTCACGCCCGCAAGCCCCACCCCGTCGCGGAAGGCATGGTCGTTGAACAGGTCCTTGAGCCGCGCCTGGCAGTCGTCGAAATGCCCGGTCACGGCCAGCGCATGGACGTTGGCGGCGGGGGGCGTGGTCATCTGGCGGCGCTGGACCTCGGACACACGGCCATGCGGATACATGATGAACACGTCCACGTTGTCTATGCCGCGGAAGGCCTCGATGGCGGCCGATCCGGTGTCGCCGGAGGTGGCGCCCACGATGGTGATCCGCTGGCCCGACCGCGTCAGGGCGATCTGGAACAGCTGTGCGATCAGCTGCATCGCAAAATCCTTGAAGGCCAGCGTGGGCCCGTGGAACAGCTCCAGCAGGTGATGGCCGGGGGCCAGCTGGACCAGCGGCGCGCGGGCATCGTGGCTGATGCGCGCATAGGCGCGGTCGATGGCGCCGCGCAATTCATCATCGCTGAAGCTGTCGTCGGTGAAGGGGCGCACCACGCGGAACGCCACCTCCTCGTAGGACAGGCCGTCCAGTTGCTCCAGCCCCTCGAAGGCCGGGATCGTCTCTGGCAGGTACAGGCCCCCGTCGCGCGCCAGCCCCGACAGCATGGCCTGTTCGAAATTCAGCACCGGGGCCTGGCCCCGCGTCGAGACGTAACGCATCGGAAATCCTTCAGTAGCTGCGCTGCCTGATACGCCAGATCAACGCCAGTGTCATCACCGCCCAGGTGGCCGCGATCAGGAACCACTGCACCGCATAGGACAGGTGGTTGTTGGGAATCCCCTCGATGGCCACCGGCAGGGGACGGGCGCCCTGATTGTCGCCCTCGACGGCGCTGGCGACGACCAGCACGGGCAGCGTGTCCAGCGTCAGGGCCATCGCGTCCACGTCGCGGGCGAACCAGATGTTCTCGTCCATGTTCGGCGCCGGGGTCGAGCTGCTGGCATCCTGCGGCCAGTGCAGGTTTCCCGTCACCTGCAGGCGGACGGGGGGCCGGTCGATGCGACGCGCCTCCTGCGGGACGAAGCCCCGGTCCAGCAGGATCGCGCGTCCGTCATCGGTGACGAAGCGCGACACGATCTGATAGCCGGCGCCCTGTTCGCGGGTGTGGGACAGCACGTCGATCTCGGCCCCGGTGGTGGTGCCGCTGACCGTCACCGGCAGGTATTTCATCGACGGGTCGATCGCGTCCGGCAAGGGCACGGGATTGGCCTGAATGCCCGCGGTGATGTCTGCCAGCATGTCCTCCTTCCAGGCGCGGCGGTCCAGCTGCCACAGCCCCAGATAGATCAGGACGGCACAGCCGACGACGCCGAGGATCAGGGGAAACAGATAGCGGCGCATGGGGCGCTCCGGGGGGCAAGGACAACGAAAAACGCGCGGGACGATCGCCCCGCGCGCCTTGAACGGTCACCGTCGGGGATCAGCTGCCCCAGACATAGATGACGGCGAACAGCACCAGCCAGATCACGTCGACGAAGTGCCAGTACCAAGCGGCGGCCTCGAACCCCAGATGCTGGTCCTTGGTCATCTGGCCCTTCTGGAAGCGCAGCAGGCAGACGGCCAGGAAGATCGTCCCGATGATCACGTGCAGGCCGTGGAAACCCGTCGCGATGTAGAAGGCCGCCGCATAGGCCGTGTCGGCCAGACCAAAGGCCGCGTGGCTGTATTCGTAGGCCTGCAGGCCGGTGAAGACCAGGCCCAGGACCACGGCGATCGCCAGGCCATTGATGGTGGTGCGACGGTCGCCCTCATGCGCCCAGGCATGGTGCGCCCAGGTCACGGCCACGCCCGACAGAAGCAGGATCAGCGTGTTGATGAACGGCAGGTGCCAGGGGTCGAAGGTCTCGATGCCCTGCGGCGGCCAGACGCCGTCGGTGATGGGGCTGTTCTCGCCCATCGGGTACATCGCGTGCTTGATGAAGTTCCAGAACAGCGACACGAACAGCATCGCCTCGGACATCACGAACAGGATGAAGCCGTACTGCAGGCCGATGCGGACCACCGGGGTGTGGTCGCCCTGCTCGGCCTCGCGCACCATGTCAGCCCACCAGGCGAAGGCCACGTAGAAGGTGCCGACCAGGCCGATCGCGAACATCCAGGGGCCGGTCACCGGCACGCCCATGACGGTCACCTCTCCGGACATCCAGGCCACGGCGCCGAACAGCATGACGAAGACCGCGATCGCGGTCAGGAACGGCCAGACCGAGGCCGGTAGGATGTGATAGTCGTGGTTCTTTGCGTGCGCCATGTCGGATCCCCGTCGGCTCCCTCGTGTATTCGTCTTAGTTGATGGTGTCGGCCGCGCCGCTGTCAAGCGCAGCGCTGCGCGGCTCGGTCCGATGGAAGGTATAGGACAGCGTGATGTCGCGGACATGACCGGCGTCGCGGTCGTCCACCAACTCGGGGTCCACGTAGAAGCTGACCGGCATCTCGACCCGTTCACCCGGCTGCAGCGTCTGCTCGGTGAAGCAGAAGCACTCGACCTTGATGAAGTAATAGCCCGAGACCTCGGGGGCGACGTTGTAGCTGGCCGTTCCGGTCAGCGGCACGTCGGAATTGTTCACGGCCTCGTAGAAGGCCAGTCCGCTTTCGCCGATCTTCAGGTCCATGCGGGCCTGCATCGGGCGGAAGGTCCATTCCAGGTTGGAATCGGTGTTGGCGTCGAACCGGACGCGCACGACCTCGTCCAGGATCTGGTCCGATGCGGTCTCGGACACCTGCGTGGTGCCGCCGAACCCGGTCACCCGGCAGAACCAGTCATAGAAGGGCACGGCGGCCCAGGCCAGCGCGCCCATCGTGACGACGACGCCCAGCAGCATCGCGACGGTGCGGCCCTCGGGGCTCAGACGCTTCATTCGGTCACCTCCTGCACGGGGGCCTGGCCCTGGGCCGGGGCCTGCGGTTCCATCGGGGTCAGCGACACGCGCGGCTGGTGGTCGAAACCCTCGACCAGGCCGCCCTCCTGGACCTTGACCACCGTCAGGCCAAAGACCAGCGCGACAAAGCCCAGCAGCACGATGCCCAGCCCCACGTTGCGGGACCGGCGGCGGCGGTGGATCTCGTGTTCGGTGCGCAGGGCCATCACCAGCCTCCCATCCAGCTCTGCACCAGCAGGGCCAGGAAATGCAGGAACAGATAATAGAGCGACAGCTTGAAGACGCGCCGTTCGACCAGATAGCCGTCGGCGATCGCGGCGTCCTCGTCGCGGCGCAGAACCTGCCAGCCGCCGCGGATGAAGGCCGCGTTCAGCACGACCGCGACCGCCATGTAGAGCGGCCCGCCGACCGAGGTCACGCCCAGCCACAGCGCGAAGGGCGCCAGGACCAGCGTATAGGCGAAGATGTGGCGGCGCGCGGCGCGGCGACCGTGGGTCACGGTCAGCATCGGGACACCCGCGTTGTGATAGTCCTCCTTCATGAACAGCGCCAGCGCCCAGAAATGGGGCGGCGTCCAGAAGAAGACCAGGGCGAACATCAGAAGCGATTCGATGCTGATCCCGCCCGTCGCGCAGGCCCATCCGATCATAGGGGGAAAGGCGCCTGCGGCGCCGCCGATGACGATGTTCTGGGGCGTCCAGCGCTTGAGCCAGACCGTATAGACGACGGCATAGAAGAAGATGGTGAAGGCCAGGAACCCGGCCGCGAACCAGTTCGCCACCAGGCCCAGCATCATGACCGAGATGATCGACAGGACCAGCCCCAGGCCCAGGGCCGCGCTGTGCTCGACCCGGCCCGACGGGATGGGGCGGCTTTGCGTGCGGTTCATGATCGCGTCGATGTCGCGGTCGTACCACATGTTCAGCGCGCCCGACGCGCCGCCGCCCAGGGCGATGAACAGCACCGAACAGAAGGCGATGAAGGGATGCACGTCGACGGGGGCGACGAACAGACCGACAAAGGCGGTGAACACGACCAGCGACATCACACGCGGCTTCAGCAGCGCGACGTAATCGCGGAACTCGCCCTCGGGGGCGGCGTCATATGCGTTGATATCGGTCATCGCGCCTGCAATCTCTGTTCCTTGGCCGTGCCGGCAGGATGCCGCCACGGGCCTGGGTGGGTCCGACCTCAGTCGGCGCGGGCCAGGTCGACCTTGGCCGCGCCGTCCAGGCTGGCGGTCGGTGCGGGTTCGTCGCCCATGGTGCCGCCCTGCTCGGCGACCCAGGCCGCATAGACCTCGGGGCTGACGGCCTTGACGACGATCGGCATGTAGGCGTGGTTGATGCCGCACAGCTCGCTGCACTGACCGAAATAGGTGCCTTCCTGCTCGACGTTAAACCAGGCCTGGGCGATGCGACCCGGAACGGCGTCCTGCTTCACGGCAAAGGCCGGGATGGTCCAGGAATGGATCACGTCGCTGGCGGTCACCTGCAGCAGCACGGTCTGGCCGACGGGCACGACCACCGTGGTATCGGTCGCCAGCAGGTATTCGTCGGGGGCATAGCCGTTCTCGGCCAGCTCCTCCTCGGGCAGCATCAGCGAATCGAATGCGATGCCGTTGTCGGGATATTCATAGGACCAGTACCACTGGTGGCCGGTGGCCTTGATCACGACATCGGGATTTTCCGGCATCTCTTGGCTGCGGAACAGGATCGGCAGGGAGAAGGCGCCGATGGCCACCAGGATCAGCACCGGGACCAGGGTCCAGCCGATCTCCAGCGGGGTGTTGTGGGTGTATTTCGCGGGCACCGGGTTCGCCTTGGCGTTGAACCGGAAGATCACGAACAGCAGCAGCAGGCAGACGAAGACCGTCACGACCGTGATGATGATCAGCACGAAATGGTCCAGCCATTGCTGATCGCGCGCCAGTTCCGTGGACGCCGGCTGAAAGCCCATGCCCCTTGCGACCGGCTTGCCGATCGTGGGCAGATCGCCCAGCACGTCCTGTGCCATCGCAGTCCCGGCCAACATGCCCGCCGTCGCGAACCCTGTCGCTGCCGCGAATGCACGGCCCATCATCGCTTTTGCCATCATTCCATCCCGTTGCAGTGGCCCGGCCCCAATGACCGCAGGGGCTGCCGGGAGGCTGCCCCTTTTCCTTTCACAGTGACCGTTCTATGACCATATCTCGCCCTTACGGGCAAGACATACCTACAGCATTTCCCCGCCCGAAGGAAACGCGACCCCCTGCCGCGCCCGTCCAAGGGCCCGTCCCCGCCCGCCAACCGCCAGGAGATCCGCCATGACCCGTCCGTCCTTCGACCCGTTCTCGACCGATCTGGACCGGGACGGCGCGCTGCGGATCCTGCGCGATGCCGTGGCCGGCGCCGATGACGGAGAGCTGTTCCTGGAACGCAGCCAGCAGGAATCGCTGGTCTTCGACGATGGCCGGCTGCGCAATTCCAGCTTCATGGCCGGGCGCGGCTTCGGCCTGCGCGCGGTTCTGGGCGAGGTCACGGGCTATGCCCATTCGACCGACATCTCCGAGGCCGCGCTGCGCCGCGCGGCCGAGACCGCGCGCCTGGCCGTGGGCCGCGGCGGCGGAACGGCCGCGATGCGCCCCGCGATGGAGCCGGTGAACCTCTATCCTGCGATCGACCCGGCCGAGGGCATCTCGACCGCCCGCCGCATCGCTCTGCTGCGCGAGATCGACGCCTTTGCCCGTGCGCTGGACCCGCGGGTCGTGCAGGTGACCATTTCCATGGGCAGCAGCCTGCAGGAGATCGCCATCCTGCGCCCCGAGGGCGGACTTGCCACCGACATCCGCCCCATGGCGCGCCTGAACGTCGCGGTGATCGTCGAGAACAACGACCGCCGCGAAAGCGGCAGCGCCGGCGGCGGCGGACGTCACGGGCTGGAACAGCTGATGGCCCCCGACCATTGGCAGGGGCTGGTCCACGAGGCGCTGCGCATCGCCCTGGTCAACCTGCGGTCGATCCCCGCGCCGGCGGGGGTGATGGACGTCGTGCTGGGGCCGGGCTGGCCCGGCATCCTGCTGCACGAGGCCGTGGGCCACGGGCTGGAGGGTGATTTCAACCGCAAGAAGGCCTCTGCCTTTGCGGGCCTGATGGGCCAGCGCGTCGCGGCCCCCGGCGTGACCGTGGTTGATGACGGCACCATCGCGGGCCGCCGCGGCAGCATCAACATCGACGACGAGGGCACGCCCCCCGCCCGCAACGTGCTGATCGAGGACGGCATCCTGACCGGATACATGCAGGACCGCCAAAACGCGCGGCTGATGGGCGTGGCGCCCACCGGCAACGGCCGGCGCGAAAGCTTCGCGAATGTCCCGATGCCGCGAATGACCAACACCTTCATGCCGGGCGGCGACGCGGATCCCGCGGCGATCCTGGCCGACCTGCGCGACGGCATCTATGCGGTGGGTTTCGGCGGCGGCCAGGTGGACATCACCAACGGCAAGTTCGTCTTCAGCTGCACCGAGGCCTATCGCGTCAGGAACGGTGTCGTCGGCGACCCGA is a window from the Paracoccus marcusii genome containing:
- the cyoE gene encoding heme o synthase, whose translation is MTDINAYDAAPEGEFRDYVALLKPRVMSLVVFTAFVGLFVAPVDVHPFIAFCSVLFIALGGGASGALNMWYDRDIDAIMNRTQSRPIPSGRVEHSAALGLGLVLSIISVMMLGLVANWFAAGFLAFTIFFYAVVYTVWLKRWTPQNIVIGGAAGAFPPMIGWACATGGISIESLLMFALVFFWTPPHFWALALFMKEDYHNAGVPMLTVTHGRRAARRHIFAYTLVLAPFALWLGVTSVGGPLYMAVAVVLNAAFIRGGWQVLRRDEDAAIADGYLVERRVFKLSLYYLFLHFLALLVQSWMGGW
- a CDS encoding SURF1 family protein, with the translated sequence MRRYLFPLILGVVGCAVLIYLGLWQLDRRAWKEDMLADITAGIQANPVPLPDAIDPSMKYLPVTVSGTTTGAEIDVLSHTREQGAGYQIVSRFVTDDGRAILLDRGFVPQEARRIDRPPVRLQVTGNLHWPQDASSSTPAPNMDENIWFARDVDAMALTLDTLPVLVVASAVEGDNQGARPLPVAIEGIPNNHLSYAVQWFLIAATWAVMTLALIWRIRQRSY
- a CDS encoding M16 family metallopeptidase, translated to MSQDPTPRLTTLPNGLRIVTRQMPGLHSAALGIWVSAGGRNERADQNGIAHFLEHMAFKGTATRSALQIAEAIEDVGGYINAYTSRDATAYYVRVLEDDVDLAFDVISDIVLNPVFDEREIEVERGVILQEIGQSLDTPDDIIFDWLQEAAYPDQPMGRTILGPAERVSSFGRADLAGFVTENYGPGQMVVAAAGSVDHDRIVRLAEEVLGHIVPRPQGPREQARWQGLESRTVKPLEQAHFALALEGPGYLAPDFYAAQIFSSALGGGMSSRLFQKIREERGLCYTIFAQSGFHDDTGMLTIYAGTGAEDLGDLATLTIDEVRRAADDMSEAEIARAKAQLRAGLLMGLESPSGQAERMARSLAIWGRVPDPAEVAERIAAVTAADVRAHAEALLANARPALALYGPVDGAPSREALAERLAA
- a CDS encoding GNAT family N-acetyltransferase: MLARRRAFRLDAERIALRLPLHSDFGAWRTLRDDSRAFLTPWEPVWSPDHLSRKSFTNRVYWAARSARAGTAYPLFLVHRDGTLLGAITLDNIRRGPAQSGTIGYWIGQEHARHGYMREAIGALVHHAFTALDLSRIEAACLPENAASRGVLERSGFKYEGVAQSYLQIDGRWRNHVLYANLRSDRRGKTEVR
- the thrC gene encoding threonine synthase — its product is MRYVSTRGQAPVLNFEQAMLSGLARDGGLYLPETIPAFEGLEQLDGLSYEEVAFRVVRPFTDDSFSDDELRGAIDRAYARISHDARAPLVQLAPGHHLLELFHGPTLAFKDFAMQLIAQLFQIALTRSGQRITIVGATSGDTGSAAIEAFRGIDNVDVFIMYPHGRVSEVQRRQMTTPPAANVHALAVTGHFDDCQARLKDLFNDHAFRDGVGLAGVNSINWARVVAQIVYYFTATASLGMRPTDFCVPTGNFGDIFAGSIARQMGLPIRRLIVATNQNDILHRALTSGEYRMGEVEPSISPSMDIQVSSNFERALYLAYGQDAGAIRQLMEELKQGGFAISQGALEALREQYVSGRVSEEETLDTIRAMRERTGEILCPHSAVGVAVAERHLEPGVPMVTLATAHPAKFPDAVERAIGVRPGLPPHMADLFDLPERLTRVENDVDALKSLILERRTA
- a CDS encoding cytochrome c oxidase subunit 3, with amino-acid sequence MAHAKNHDYHILPASVWPFLTAIAVFVMLFGAVAWMSGEVTVMGVPVTGPWMFAIGLVGTFYVAFAWWADMVREAEQGDHTPVVRIGLQYGFILFVMSEAMLFVSLFWNFIKHAMYPMGENSPITDGVWPPQGIETFDPWHLPFINTLILLLSGVAVTWAHHAWAHEGDRRTTINGLAIAVVLGLVFTGLQAYEYSHAAFGLADTAYAAAFYIATGFHGLHVIIGTIFLAVCLLRFQKGQMTKDQHLGFEAAAWYWHFVDVIWLVLFAVIYVWGS
- the coxB gene encoding cytochrome c oxidase subunit II produces the protein MMAKAMMGRAFAAATGFATAGMLAGTAMAQDVLGDLPTIGKPVARGMGFQPASTELARDQQWLDHFVLIIITVVTVFVCLLLLFVIFRFNAKANPVPAKYTHNTPLEIGWTLVPVLILVAIGAFSLPILFRSQEMPENPDVVIKATGHQWYWSYEYPDNGIAFDSLMLPEEELAENGYAPDEYLLATDTTVVVPVGQTVLLQVTASDVIHSWTIPAFAVKQDAVPGRIAQAWFNVEQEGTYFGQCSELCGINHAYMPIVVKAVSPEVYAAWVAEQGGTMGDEPAPTASLDGAAKVDLARAD
- the tldD gene encoding metalloprotease TldD, yielding MTRPSFDPFSTDLDRDGALRILRDAVAGADDGELFLERSQQESLVFDDGRLRNSSFMAGRGFGLRAVLGEVTGYAHSTDISEAALRRAAETARLAVGRGGGTAAMRPAMEPVNLYPAIDPAEGISTARRIALLREIDAFARALDPRVVQVTISMGSSLQEIAILRPEGGLATDIRPMARLNVAVIVENNDRRESGSAGGGGRHGLEQLMAPDHWQGLVHEALRIALVNLRSIPAPAGVMDVVLGPGWPGILLHEAVGHGLEGDFNRKKASAFAGLMGQRVAAPGVTVVDDGTIAGRRGSINIDDEGTPPARNVLIEDGILTGYMQDRQNARLMGVAPTGNGRRESFANVPMPRMTNTFMPGGDADPAAILADLRDGIYAVGFGGGQVDITNGKFVFSCTEAYRVRNGVVGDPIRGATLIGDGATALQQVRAIGNDMALDPGIGNCGKQGQWVPVGVGQPTLMIGGLTVGGSAA
- a CDS encoding cytochrome c oxidase assembly protein; this encodes MKRLSPEGRTVAMLLGVVVTMGALAWAAVPFYDWFCRVTGFGGTTQVSETASDQILDEVVRVRFDANTDSNLEWTFRPMQARMDLKIGESGLAFYEAVNNSDVPLTGTASYNVAPEVSGYYFIKVECFCFTEQTLQPGERVEMPVSFYVDPELVDDRDAGHVRDITLSYTFHRTEPRSAALDSGAADTIN